In a genomic window of Pseudomonas putida:
- a CDS encoding type II 3-dehydroquinate dehydratase: MNRTVFILNGPNLNLLGRREPHIYGHTTLEQIRHQSEQLAEELDLVCNFRQTNHEGVMVDWIQEAFEQGAAVIINPAGFSFHSIPVLDALKLLDTPLVELHLSNIHARDELHRHSIMSGVVDAVICGMGADGYPLAIRAINDLLRRQAPSA; this comes from the coding sequence ATGAACCGCACCGTCTTCATCCTCAACGGCCCTAACTTGAACCTGCTGGGTCGCCGTGAGCCGCACATTTACGGACACACTACCCTCGAGCAGATTCGCCACCAAAGTGAACAGCTTGCCGAGGAATTGGACCTTGTCTGCAATTTTCGTCAGACCAACCACGAAGGCGTGATGGTCGACTGGATTCAAGAGGCCTTCGAGCAAGGCGCAGCAGTGATCATCAACCCGGCTGGCTTTTCGTTTCACTCGATTCCGGTACTCGATGCACTGAAACTGCTCGACACCCCGCTGGTCGAGTTGCACCTGTCGAACATCCATGCCCGCGATGAACTGCATCGCCACTCGATCATGTCCGGTGTGGTCGATGCGGTGATCTGCGGCATGGGAGCCGACGGTTATCCCCTCGCTATCCGAGCGATCAATGACCTGCTGCGTCGCCAGGCACCCAGCGCCTAA
- a CDS encoding MFS transporter has product MSTTSNETHDLRMPRKAVTAATIGTALEWFDFTLYGAVSATILPKLFFPAMEPTAGLLASLATFGVGLAARPLGAITCGYLGDKLGRRNLMLATVTMMGLASVLMGLLPTYGQVGILAPILLVILRIIQGFALGGESTGAQLMALEHASPDRRGRYSGMLGLCSPLSQILANGVLMGLAATLSSEQFESFGWRIPFLLSFVLVVVAIFIRLKVDETPAFVALKKTPAKKEKSPLKTALGSHNKTILRLMLFFCSPAALFYLIVIFSLSYLTKHLGFSQSTGFMSLMVANVCAIFGALAGGYLSDRWGRKKALALGSCMTLLILFVYFPILNTLNVPAIMAIMGLFLGFTQFQSGIQPVAFAEAFPTQVRYSGSALAYTGANLVIGGPMPMIAVWLMSQSNNSPWPLVTLCAVINLISLVMIVIGPETRGIDLNAVAKDDAVDTHASAILSK; this is encoded by the coding sequence ATGAGCACGACCAGCAACGAGACTCATGATTTGCGCATGCCTCGCAAGGCAGTGACCGCCGCGACCATCGGCACCGCCCTGGAGTGGTTTGACTTCACGCTGTATGGCGCGGTGTCGGCGACCATCCTGCCCAAATTGTTTTTTCCCGCCATGGAGCCAACGGCGGGCCTGCTGGCTTCGCTGGCGACATTCGGCGTCGGCCTGGCAGCGCGGCCATTGGGGGCCATCACTTGCGGCTACCTGGGCGACAAGCTGGGCCGGCGTAACCTGATGTTGGCCACTGTGACCATGATGGGTCTGGCTTCAGTATTGATGGGTTTGTTGCCCACCTACGGGCAGGTGGGCATCTTGGCGCCGATCCTTCTGGTCATCCTGAGGATCATTCAGGGTTTCGCCCTTGGCGGTGAGTCCACCGGAGCACAATTGATGGCGCTGGAGCACGCATCCCCGGATCGCCGTGGCCGTTATTCGGGCATGCTTGGTTTGTGTTCACCGCTGAGTCAGATATTGGCCAATGGTGTGTTGATGGGCCTGGCAGCGACACTTTCCAGCGAGCAATTCGAAAGTTTTGGCTGGCGAATCCCCTTCCTCCTGAGCTTCGTACTGGTGGTGGTGGCGATCTTCATCCGGCTGAAAGTCGATGAAACCCCTGCATTCGTTGCCCTGAAAAAAACGCCGGCAAAGAAGGAAAAAAGCCCGCTCAAAACCGCGTTGGGCAGCCATAACAAAACCATCCTGCGCCTGATGCTGTTCTTCTGCTCGCCTGCTGCGCTGTTCTACTTGATCGTGATTTTCTCCCTGAGCTACCTGACCAAGCACCTGGGCTTTAGCCAGTCGACGGGCTTCATGTCACTGATGGTGGCTAACGTCTGCGCGATTTTCGGTGCGCTGGCCGGTGGTTATCTGTCGGATCGCTGGGGCCGTAAAAAGGCATTGGCGCTGGGTTCATGCATGACCTTGCTGATCCTGTTCGTCTACTTCCCGATCCTCAACACGCTGAATGTCCCCGCCATCATGGCAATCATGGGACTGTTCCTGGGCTTCACCCAGTTCCAGAGCGGCATCCAGCCCGTGGCCTTCGCCGAAGCCTTCCCCACCCAGGTCCGCTACTCGGGCTCGGCACTGGCCTACACCGGCGCCAATCTGGTGATCGGTGGCCCGATGCCGATGATTGCCGTGTGGTTGATGAGCCAGTCGAACAACTCGCCGTGGCCCCTGGTGACGCTCTGCGCGGTGATCAACCTGATCTCGCTGGTCATGATCGTCATCGGCCCGGAAACCCGCGGCATCGACCTGAACGCCGTCGCTAAAGACGACGCCGTCGACACTCACGCTTCAGCCATTCTTTCCAAATAA
- a CDS encoding LysR family transcriptional regulator, with protein sequence MMRADLPGLTAFIAIAEHRSFSAAARVLGVSSSALSHSMRNLEARLEMRLFNRTTRSVSLTEAGEQLLSGVRPLMNDLANVVNEVTSARITPSGSIRISASESSIRPLIRHVVPGFVERYPNIHIEFVVDSKLQDIVGDGFDAGIRLFDDVPRDMIAIRFGPDVRFNAVASPDYLERHPAPRVPQDLKAHRCIRFRFTSGGLLRWDFKQAAQSISLDAEGQITLDNINLMVEAALAGVGIAWVPETVIAEHVRDGRLIDLLPQWNPSYPGLCLYYPANRHPPIALRLFAEAVREWAGQAQ encoded by the coding sequence ATGATGCGTGCCGATCTGCCTGGCCTTACCGCCTTTATCGCCATTGCCGAGCACCGCAGTTTCAGCGCTGCGGCTCGCGTACTGGGGGTGTCCTCTTCCGCGCTCAGTCACTCGATGCGCAACCTGGAGGCCCGCCTGGAGATGCGCCTGTTCAACCGCACCACGCGTTCGGTCTCGTTGACCGAGGCGGGGGAGCAGCTGCTGAGTGGTGTTCGTCCGCTGATGAATGATCTGGCGAACGTCGTGAACGAGGTCACCTCGGCCCGAATCACGCCTTCGGGCTCGATCCGCATCAGTGCCTCGGAGTCATCCATACGGCCGTTGATACGCCACGTGGTGCCCGGGTTCGTCGAGCGCTATCCGAACATCCATATCGAGTTCGTGGTCGACAGCAAGCTGCAAGACATTGTCGGCGATGGATTCGATGCCGGCATCCGCCTGTTCGATGACGTGCCACGGGACATGATCGCCATACGGTTTGGACCGGATGTGCGCTTCAATGCCGTCGCTTCGCCAGACTATCTTGAACGCCATCCTGCGCCTCGGGTGCCGCAAGACTTGAAGGCACATCGCTGCATCCGCTTTCGTTTTACCAGTGGCGGGCTACTGCGTTGGGATTTCAAGCAGGCAGCGCAAAGCATCAGCCTGGATGCCGAGGGACAAATCACCCTGGATAACATCAACCTGATGGTCGAAGCCGCGCTGGCAGGGGTGGGGATCGCATGGGTGCCCGAGACCGTCATTGCCGAGCATGTGCGGGACGGCCGGCTGATCGATCTGTTGCCGCAGTGGAATCCGAGTTACCCGGGTCTCTGCCTGTATTACCCGGCCAACCGCCATCCGCCGATTGCCCTGCGCTTGTTTGCCGAAGCTGTGCGGGAGTGGGCGGGCCAGGCTCAATAG
- a CDS encoding glycine betaine ABC transporter substrate-binding protein produces the protein MKNRKRVLASLLTLGLLAGSAASQASGWCDSGKPVKFAGLNWESGMLLTDIMMIVLKDGYGCTTDQMVGNTIILETALAGNDIQVFGEEWMERSEVWKKAAAAGKVIGVGGPIVGGTQGWYVPRYVVEGDKKRNRPAQAPELKSVADLSKYPTVFKDSEEPSKGRFYNCPAGWICEQDNTEMLKEYGLENTFTNFRPGTGAALDAAVLSSYKRGEPVLFYYWSPTPLMGQIDAIRLEEKPGVDKNVVTMVGLSSTFHQQAPELVSVLEKVNIPIELLNQNLARMTSERIESPKLARIFLKEHPEVWHAWVDETAAKKIEASL, from the coding sequence ATGAAAAACCGCAAGCGTGTGCTGGCCTCATTACTCACCCTCGGCTTGCTCGCAGGCAGTGCTGCAAGCCAGGCCTCGGGATGGTGCGATTCGGGCAAACCGGTGAAGTTCGCCGGCCTGAACTGGGAAAGCGGGATGCTGCTCACCGACATCATGATGATCGTGCTCAAGGACGGCTACGGCTGCACGACCGACCAGATGGTGGGCAACACCATCATTCTCGAGACTGCGCTGGCCGGTAATGACATCCAGGTGTTTGGCGAAGAGTGGATGGAACGTAGCGAGGTCTGGAAGAAGGCCGCGGCCGCGGGCAAGGTCATCGGTGTTGGTGGGCCGATCGTCGGCGGGACCCAGGGCTGGTACGTGCCGCGTTATGTGGTCGAGGGGGACAAAAAACGCAACCGGCCCGCCCAGGCGCCCGAGCTCAAGAGCGTCGCCGACCTGAGCAAATATCCGACGGTGTTCAAGGACTCGGAGGAGCCGTCCAAGGGACGCTTCTACAACTGCCCGGCAGGATGGATCTGTGAGCAGGACAACACCGAGATGCTCAAGGAGTACGGCCTGGAAAACACTTTCACCAACTTCCGCCCGGGCACCGGCGCGGCCCTGGATGCGGCGGTGCTGTCCAGTTACAAGCGGGGTGAGCCAGTGCTGTTCTACTACTGGTCGCCGACGCCGTTGATGGGGCAGATCGATGCCATCCGCCTGGAAGAAAAGCCCGGCGTCGACAAAAACGTCGTGACCATGGTCGGCCTCTCCAGCACCTTTCATCAGCAGGCGCCTGAACTGGTCTCGGTGCTGGAGAAGGTCAATATTCCCATCGAGCTGTTGAACCAGAACCTGGCGCGCATGACCAGCGAGCGCATCGAATCACCGAAACTGGCCAGGATATTCCTCAAGGAACACCCGGAAGTCTGGCACGCGTGGGTCGATGAGACGGCGGCGAAAAAGATCGAGGCATCGCTCTAG
- a CDS encoding HalD/BesD family halogenase, whose protein sequence is MTTLPFTPAPTLDDVVDLARYPITDRGSAAYLELVARSQSLLEQEGVAIFPGFVREPSVVAMADQTLALHSRMFQFREDHTVYFKPQDESVDPQHPLRRLMSTEKDTVAYADIPAAHGIRQVYESDDVLAFIKDVLGLDTLYRHADPLAALNLQGFTAGQQLGWHFDRSDFSVTLSLQAANAGGDFEYVRMLRNENDDCYDAVRGFLDDPTTQQIEVLPQVPGTLTLFRGRYSLHRVTPVEGDRLRLNAVLAYVDQPNVEFSAYARQLFYGRTSVEPLV, encoded by the coding sequence ATGACCACCCTGCCTTTCACACCTGCGCCAACCCTGGACGATGTCGTCGATCTTGCGCGTTATCCCATCACCGATCGCGGCAGCGCCGCTTATCTCGAGCTGGTCGCCCGCAGCCAATCGTTGCTGGAACAAGAGGGCGTGGCGATCTTCCCGGGTTTCGTTCGCGAACCTTCGGTTGTTGCCATGGCCGACCAGACCCTGGCGCTGCATTCGCGCATGTTCCAGTTCCGCGAAGACCATACGGTTTACTTCAAGCCTCAGGATGAAAGCGTTGATCCGCAGCATCCGTTGCGGCGCTTGATGAGCACCGAAAAAGACACCGTGGCCTATGCAGATATTCCGGCGGCCCACGGGATTCGGCAGGTCTACGAGTCGGACGACGTGCTGGCTTTCATCAAGGACGTTCTGGGCCTGGACACGCTCTATCGCCATGCCGATCCTCTGGCGGCCCTGAACCTGCAAGGCTTCACCGCAGGGCAGCAATTGGGCTGGCACTTCGATCGCTCCGACTTCAGTGTCACGCTGTCGCTTCAGGCGGCAAATGCCGGCGGGGATTTCGAATACGTGCGTATGCTGCGCAACGAAAACGATGATTGTTATGACGCGGTCCGGGGCTTCCTCGATGACCCGACAACGCAACAGATCGAGGTTCTGCCCCAGGTGCCGGGGACGCTGACTTTGTTCCGTGGTCGTTATTCACTGCATCGAGTGACGCCGGTGGAAGGGGACCGATTGCGACTCAACGCGGTGCTTGCCTATGTCGATCAACCCAATGTCGAATTCAGCGCCTATGCCCGCCAGCTGTTCTACGGACGCACCTCGGTTGAGCCGCTGGTTTAG
- a CDS encoding AraC family transcriptional regulator has protein sequence MDSLSTLLSQFGVRASLFYNGRLCGKASYGGADQRGYLHLLQVGSMILQGPGRKEVVLTRPSLIFLPRPSRHQLLGAGPEGAQLLCASMEFEGGADNPLTASLPDCLVLALDELPMLADVLKWMFAEAAEGHCGREVALNRLFELLIVLLFRHLLDHHQLHTGMMAGLADVRLARSLVQMHNTPQHGWSIEELARASNMSRAAYAVHFRTVIGQTPADYLLSWRISLAQKRLREGRPIALIASEVGYESPSALARAFRRKTGYSPTDWMKNLPAKEDEKMA, from the coding sequence ATGGATAGCCTGTCCACGTTGCTGTCGCAGTTCGGTGTGCGCGCCAGTCTGTTCTACAACGGCAGGCTGTGCGGCAAGGCGTCGTACGGCGGGGCTGATCAGCGCGGCTATCTGCATTTGCTGCAGGTCGGTTCGATGATCTTGCAGGGGCCCGGTCGCAAGGAAGTGGTGCTCACCCGTCCCAGCCTGATTTTTCTTCCCCGGCCAAGCCGTCATCAGCTGTTGGGCGCAGGGCCCGAGGGGGCGCAACTGCTGTGTGCGTCCATGGAGTTCGAGGGCGGGGCGGATAACCCGTTGACGGCTTCGCTGCCCGATTGCCTGGTGCTGGCGCTGGACGAGTTGCCCATGCTGGCCGATGTATTGAAATGGATGTTCGCCGAGGCGGCAGAAGGGCATTGCGGCCGGGAGGTCGCGCTCAATCGTCTGTTCGAGTTGTTGATCGTCCTGCTGTTTCGCCATCTGCTCGACCATCACCAGTTGCACACCGGCATGATGGCCGGGCTGGCGGATGTGCGGCTGGCGCGCTCCCTGGTGCAGATGCACAACACACCTCAGCACGGCTGGTCGATCGAAGAGTTGGCCCGCGCATCGAACATGTCGCGCGCCGCCTATGCCGTGCATTTCCGTACCGTCATTGGCCAGACACCGGCCGATTACCTGCTGAGCTGGCGGATCAGCCTGGCGCAGAAACGCTTGCGTGAAGGACGACCGATCGCGCTGATCGCCAGCGAGGTCGGTTATGAAAGCCCCTCGGCGCTGGCCCGTGCGTTTCGGCGCAAGACCGGTTACAGCCCGACTGACTGGATGAAAAATCTGCCGGCAAAGGAAGACGAAAAAATGGCCTGA
- a CDS encoding LysR family transcriptional regulator — protein MRLTLDHLVMLQTLSEVESITAVAERLWLTPSAVSHRIREAERRLGVSLTERSGGKMRLSPAGVRLERAARDIIAILNEAESEARSMAGGVTAFVRMGVTSYGPFRWIPKFIKHYSSLRPDIEITLVTVPRDDVYASLMQGKLDVSIIDDGMVPSGVAKLPLFRDDLIAIMATDHPLAGRKAIYAEDFKTYNLVTYSTDRASGWEYDRFFAPASILPRRMITVELIEAIVELVRSGYGISILQRDLVTPSLERGELAWAALNDGLDIAWNAIVRPSEREDSEVNRMVAELDRWIKQKPAQV, from the coding sequence ATGAGACTGACACTCGATCACCTGGTGATGCTGCAAACCCTGTCGGAAGTCGAATCGATCACGGCGGTGGCCGAACGTTTATGGCTGACCCCCTCCGCCGTCAGCCACCGCATACGCGAAGCCGAGCGTCGGTTGGGGGTGAGCCTGACGGAACGCTCCGGCGGAAAAATGCGCCTCAGCCCGGCCGGCGTGCGTCTGGAGCGCGCCGCCAGGGACATCATCGCGATCCTCAATGAAGCCGAGTCCGAGGCCCGCTCCATGGCCGGTGGCGTCACGGCGTTTGTGCGCATGGGCGTCACGTCTTATGGTCCGTTTCGCTGGATTCCGAAATTCATCAAGCACTACTCCAGCCTGCGCCCGGACATCGAAATCACCCTGGTGACCGTGCCCCGGGATGACGTCTACGCAAGCCTCATGCAAGGCAAGCTGGATGTCTCGATCATCGACGACGGCATGGTGCCCAGCGGCGTTGCCAAACTGCCGCTGTTTCGCGACGACCTGATCGCGATCATGGCCACCGATCACCCGCTGGCGGGCAGAAAGGCCATCTACGCGGAAGACTTCAAGACCTACAACCTGGTGACCTATTCCACCGACCGCGCCAGCGGCTGGGAATACGACCGTTTCTTCGCCCCCGCCAGCATCCTGCCGCGACGCATGATCACCGTGGAGTTGATCGAAGCCATCGTCGAACTGGTGCGCTCGGGCTACGGCATCAGCATCCTGCAACGGGACCTGGTGACCCCGAGCCTGGAACGTGGAGAGCTGGCATGGGCCGCCCTGAATGACGGCCTGGACATCGCCTGGAACGCCATTGTCCGCCCTTCGGAGCGGGAGGACAGTGAGGTGAACAGGATGGTTGCGGAGCTTGATAGATGGATCAAGCAGAAACCTGCGCAGGTCTGA
- a CDS encoding YkgB family protein, which yields MKTLNIENHPTGRVNDHSTLGSTVTALGIYGIYLALAVIYFWFGGMKFTHYEAMGLVPLVGNSPLLGWVYQIFSVDTFSALLGVLEVSIGVLIAARLVSPKLSLIGGALSAGLFFTTISFMFSTPGVIEPGLGFPGISVAPGQFLLKDIGLLAASVFIAGHSLAELENR from the coding sequence ATGAAAACCCTGAACATCGAGAACCACCCAACCGGCCGCGTGAACGACCATTCGACCCTCGGCAGCACAGTCACGGCACTGGGCATCTACGGTATTTATCTCGCCCTGGCCGTCATCTACTTCTGGTTCGGTGGCATGAAATTCACCCACTACGAAGCTATGGGACTGGTGCCTCTGGTGGGCAACAGCCCATTGCTGGGTTGGGTTTATCAGATCTTCAGCGTCGACACGTTCTCGGCCCTGCTGGGTGTTCTGGAGGTCTCGATTGGCGTGCTGATTGCCGCACGCCTGGTGTCGCCCAAGCTGTCTTTGATCGGTGGCGCGTTGTCCGCCGGGTTGTTCTTCACCACCATCAGCTTCATGTTCTCGACCCCCGGGGTGATTGAACCCGGCCTCGGCTTCCCGGGCATTTCCGTAGCGCCGGGCCAGTTCCTCCTGAAAGACATCGGCCTGCTTGCCGCCTCGGTGTTTATCGCCGGCCACTCGCTGGCGGAACTGGAAAACCGCTGA
- a CDS encoding sulfite exporter TauE/SafE family protein produces the protein MDLTLTTILVTFAGVFLICFMKGAFGGGFAIVGIPLLSLVMDPITAGGLLAPLFIAMDLFGLRYWKPSTWSKPDLKLLVPGLVVGIGIGYLFFRVVDHRVVAIVMAAITLVFVGLWFKAGGEVRVRPRSSPKAVAAGFTSGITTMVAHSGGPPLAIYLLPLGLSKQVYAGTTSMFFTVGNLMKAAPWLLLAKPTGNVLSLMGICLLAVPSGVWLGWRLHARLDQRQMYRACYGLLVVTAVKLLWDGVSGYLA, from the coding sequence TTGGACCTGACCCTCACCACGATCCTTGTCACCTTCGCCGGCGTCTTTCTGATCTGTTTCATGAAGGGCGCGTTCGGCGGCGGTTTTGCCATCGTCGGCATTCCGCTGCTGTCGCTGGTGATGGACCCGATCACTGCCGGTGGCCTGCTCGCGCCGCTGTTCATCGCCATGGACCTGTTCGGCCTGCGCTACTGGAAACCCTCCACTTGGTCGAAGCCGGACCTGAAACTGCTGGTACCCGGGCTGGTGGTGGGCATCGGCATCGGCTACCTGTTTTTCCGGGTGGTGGACCACCGCGTGGTCGCCATCGTGATGGCGGCGATCACGCTGGTGTTTGTCGGTCTCTGGTTCAAGGCCGGCGGTGAAGTCAGGGTGCGACCGCGTTCGTCGCCCAAGGCGGTGGCCGCCGGCTTCACATCCGGCATCACGACGATGGTGGCGCACTCAGGCGGCCCACCGCTGGCGATCTACCTGCTGCCGCTGGGCCTGAGCAAGCAGGTGTATGCCGGGACGACCAGCATGTTCTTTACCGTGGGTAATCTGATGAAAGCCGCACCGTGGTTGCTGCTGGCCAAACCGACAGGCAACGTCCTGAGCCTGATGGGCATCTGCCTGCTGGCCGTGCCCAGCGGGGTCTGGCTGGGCTGGCGACTGCATGCACGCCTGGACCAGCGCCAGATGTACCGCGCCTGCTACGGCCTGCTGGTGGTGACGGCGGTGAAGCTGCTGTGGGATGGCGTTTCGGGGTATCTCGCCTGA
- a CDS encoding LysR family transcriptional regulator, with protein MELRHLKAFVVAADLLHFSRAAEQLGIAQPALSQLMRTLESELGLALFRRENRGVALTAAGEAFLPHARQSIESSDLAIAAARRARRGEVGEINIGYHSALFEANLPQLLRHYFSTFPEVKVSLVDAGIRAQFDMLLDHKLDLAFARVFKDHLPDRLRTHHFSQSRLVLLIPDNHELAESFSGELATLRHEKFVFLQDSAGIGLTSHTLQACRQNQLHPENIMYVPSLMSIPGLVAAGIGLSIVPETMTRLTMPGIRIVPLAQPEMISELSLISRIDERSSAVLHFITEAHGWG; from the coding sequence ATGGAACTGCGTCACCTGAAAGCCTTTGTCGTGGCGGCCGACTTGCTGCACTTCAGTCGCGCGGCTGAGCAGTTGGGCATTGCACAACCGGCACTCAGCCAACTTATGCGAACCCTTGAGTCCGAACTGGGGTTGGCACTGTTCCGGCGGGAAAATCGAGGCGTGGCATTGACTGCCGCCGGCGAAGCGTTTCTGCCTCACGCACGACAATCGATCGAGTCCAGCGACCTGGCGATAGCTGCCGCTCGACGTGCGCGCCGGGGGGAGGTTGGCGAAATCAACATCGGCTACCACTCGGCCTTGTTCGAGGCTAACTTGCCGCAGCTTTTGCGGCATTACTTCAGCACCTTCCCCGAGGTCAAAGTGTCGCTGGTGGACGCGGGGATTCGCGCGCAGTTCGACATGCTGCTCGACCATAAACTCGATCTGGCGTTTGCCAGGGTGTTCAAGGATCACTTGCCGGATCGTTTGCGCACCCATCATTTCAGCCAATCCAGACTCGTCCTGCTGATTCCCGACAACCATGAACTGGCCGAGAGTTTCAGTGGAGAGCTGGCGACCCTGCGGCATGAAAAATTCGTATTTCTGCAGGACAGTGCCGGCATCGGCCTGACCTCTCACACCCTTCAGGCCTGCCGGCAAAATCAACTGCATCCCGAAAACATCATGTACGTACCGTCACTGATGAGTATCCCCGGGCTGGTGGCGGCAGGGATCGGTCTGAGCATCGTGCCGGAAACGATGACGCGGTTAACCATGCCGGGCATCCGGATTGTTCCATTGGCTCAACCGGAAATGATCAGTGAGTTGTCGCTGATTTCACGGATTGACGAGCGTTCAAGTGCGGTGCTGCACTTCATCACAGAGGCCCATGGTTGGGGGTGA
- a CDS encoding aminotransferase class I/II-fold pyridoxal phosphate-dependent enzyme has protein sequence MGQFSSRNGAVTRGAERRIYAGLRAQIEQGTLAAGTKLVSTRALAVELGVSRTTVTAAYEQLAAEGFVITTKGKAATVAPVIGAPSVHAQKQTASPPILSRYGQRVAGITPYSMATPHARIDFRYGSVATRDFPALGWQRAYRSELVKRQPSQAYGQPEGEARLRMALQGYLRRARGLTCEADQILVVHGSQQGLDLCARLLLNPEDAFVFEDPRLSHGPLQLRGHGRDGAASRRRRGRAG, from the coding sequence ATGGGCCAGTTTTCCAGCCGCAATGGCGCCGTCACGCGTGGTGCGGAGCGCCGGATCTATGCCGGTCTGCGGGCGCAGATAGAGCAGGGCACGCTGGCTGCAGGCACGAAACTGGTGTCGACCCGGGCCCTGGCTGTCGAGCTTGGCGTATCGCGAACGACAGTCACGGCAGCCTACGAACAACTGGCCGCCGAAGGTTTTGTCATCACCACCAAGGGCAAGGCGGCCACTGTTGCCCCTGTGATCGGCGCTCCGTCGGTACACGCCCAGAAGCAGACGGCATCGCCACCCATATTGTCCCGCTACGGCCAGCGTGTGGCCGGCATCACGCCCTACAGCATGGCGACACCCCATGCCCGCATCGATTTCCGGTACGGCTCGGTCGCCACCCGTGATTTCCCGGCGCTGGGTTGGCAGCGCGCTTATCGCAGCGAACTGGTCAAGCGCCAGCCGAGCCAGGCTTACGGCCAGCCCGAAGGGGAGGCGCGCCTGCGCATGGCGTTGCAAGGGTATCTGCGACGGGCGCGGGGCCTGACCTGCGAGGCGGATCAGATCCTCGTGGTGCATGGCTCGCAGCAGGGGCTGGACCTGTGCGCGCGCCTGCTGCTGAACCCGGAAGATGCCTTCGTCTTCGAGGACCCCCGGCTATCGCATGGCCCGCTACAGCTTCGAGGCCACGGGCGCGATGGCGCTGCCAGTCGCCGTCGACGGGGCCGGGCTGGATAG
- a CDS encoding OprD family porin, translating to MRHTIFCRNELAHHSLIGLTLAISAGATAIANADENSGFIEGATASLNLRNAYFNRNFVNPAYPNSAAPQNKAQEWTQNFILDARSGYTSGPIGFGVDVLGLYSQKLDGGKGTGGTQLLPIHDDGRPADNFGRLGVAAKARASKTVVKVGEWVSILPILRSDDGRSLPQTFRGAQVTSQEIGGLTLYGGQFRQNSPRNDASMEDMSMNGKAAFTSDRFNFGGGEYTFNDKRTTVGLWYDELKDIYQQQYFSLSHSQPLGDWTLGANLGFFTGKENGASLAGDMDNKTAFGLLSAKIGGNTFYVGLQKLTGDTAWMRVNGASGGTLANDSFNSSYDNPQEHSWQVRHDFNFVTVGIPGLTMMNRYLSGDNVHSGAITDGKEWGRESELAYVIQSGALKNLSIKWRNSSIRKSFSTNEFDENRLFVSYPISLL from the coding sequence ATGCGCCACACTATTTTTTGCCGTAATGAACTTGCACACCACTCACTCATCGGCTTGACGCTGGCCATCAGCGCAGGCGCGACCGCCATCGCAAATGCTGATGAAAACAGCGGTTTTATCGAGGGTGCAACCGCCTCCCTGAATTTGCGCAATGCCTACTTCAATCGCAACTTCGTCAACCCTGCCTATCCGAACAGCGCCGCACCGCAGAACAAAGCGCAGGAATGGACGCAGAACTTCATCCTGGATGCGCGCTCCGGTTATACCTCGGGGCCAATAGGGTTCGGCGTCGATGTACTGGGGCTCTATTCGCAGAAGCTCGATGGCGGCAAAGGCACCGGTGGAACACAGCTGTTGCCGATCCACGATGATGGGCGCCCGGCTGACAACTTTGGACGACTGGGGGTGGCCGCCAAGGCCAGGGCGTCAAAGACGGTGGTCAAAGTCGGCGAGTGGGTCAGCATCCTGCCGATCCTGCGTTCGGATGATGGTCGCTCGCTGCCCCAGACCTTTCGTGGCGCCCAAGTCACTTCCCAGGAAATCGGTGGGCTGACGCTCTACGGCGGTCAGTTCAGACAGAACAGCCCGCGCAACGATGCCAGCATGGAAGACATGTCCATGAACGGCAAAGCGGCTTTCACTTCCGATCGCTTCAACTTCGGCGGTGGTGAATACACCTTCAACGACAAGCGCACGACGGTCGGGCTTTGGTACGACGAACTCAAGGATATCTATCAGCAACAGTACTTCAGCCTGAGCCACAGCCAACCGCTGGGTGACTGGACGCTGGGCGCCAACCTGGGCTTTTTTACAGGCAAGGAAAACGGCGCGAGCCTGGCCGGAGACATGGACAACAAGACCGCGTTCGGCCTGTTGTCTGCAAAAATCGGCGGCAACACCTTCTACGTTGGCCTGCAAAAGCTCACCGGCGATACCGCATGGATGCGGGTCAATGGAGCCAGTGGCGGCACACTGGCGAACGATAGTTTCAACTCCAGTTACGATAACCCGCAGGAGCATTCCTGGCAGGTACGTCACGACTTCAACTTCGTCACCGTCGGCATCCCCGGACTCACCATGATGAACCGCTATTTGAGTGGCGATAATGTCCATTCGGGTGCCATCACCGATGGCAAGGAATGGGGCCGGGAATCCGAACTGGCCTATGTGATTCAATCCGGCGCCTTGAAAAACCTCAGCATCAAATGGCGAAACTCCAGTATCCGCAAAAGCTTCAGCACCAACGAGTTCGACGAAAACAGGCTCTTTGTGAGCTATCCGATATCGCTGTTGTGA